The following coding sequences lie in one Arachis hypogaea cultivar Tifrunner chromosome 9, arahy.Tifrunner.gnm2.J5K5, whole genome shotgun sequence genomic window:
- the LOC112712972 gene encoding uncharacterized protein, with translation MKNSMLYFSFALLYTFLLSTHVLTHEIPNNEERIPAQNNDAWPYELEGSTSNSIGYYLPSDYFQEANPSLVPNAKKGHYTTRLIGYTPSDYQLDKTMIDINFPGGRINFPWPFSSSMFVTPKTEASPLYTTTSTSYHPANQYPSYFGDTENPKSRRTMRNRKFMMEPSEVNEKFTPIFPRKTSNMIHGGKGYGDIDEETTT, from the exons ATGAAGAATTCAATGTTATACTTTTCATTTGCTCTTCTTTATACTTTTCTCTTATCAACACATGTCTTAACTCATGAAATACCAAATAATG AGGAGAGAATTCCTGCGCAAAATAACGATGCATGGCCTTATGAGTTAGAAGGTTCAACAAGTAACTCAATTGGTTATTATCTTCCCAGTGACTACTTTCAAGAAGCTAATCCTTCTTTGGTACCTAACGCTAAAAAGGGTCACTATACTACTCGTTTGATTGGCTATACTCCCAGTGACTATCAACTTGACAAAACAATGATAGATATTAATTTTCCGGGTGGTAGAATAAATTTCCCTTGGCCATTTTCAAGTTCTATGTTTGTGACACCAAAAACTGAAGCAAGCCCTCTTTATACTACTACTTCGACTAGTTACCATCCTGCCAATCAATATCCATCATACTTCGGAGATACTG AGAATCCTAAAAGTAGAAGAACGATGAGAAATCGTAAATTTATGATGGAGCCTTCGGAAGTTAATGAAAAGTTTACTCCTATTTTTCCAAGAAAGACTTCCAACATGATACATGGCGGTAAAGGATATGGAGACATTGATGAGGAGACAACAACCTAA